CTTTGCGCAGTGCGTTCAGAAACGGGTCTTGTAACAGTTGCCCTTTGTTGCTCATAGCAAACTCCGTCATTTTTTTGCAGGTTGGATCCGGATTGGGGCGAAGAAAAAGAGATCCGCCACCAATCGCTACACTATAGCCGATTTTCGTTATCGCACGGGCCGCCTAGCCATCCGGCCAGCCAGCCTGGACGCCTGAATCAGCCCTTGTCCGCGTAGGGGTTCGCCGACGAGCGGAACTCTATGCGCAATGGAGTTCCAGTCAACGAGAAAGTTTCTCGAAAACGATTTTCAAGATAGCGTTTGTAGGTTTCCGTCACCGCGTCGAGGGCATTGCCGTGGATAACGATGATCGGCGGGTTTTGACCGCCTTGGTGCGCGTAACGCAGCTTCGGGCGCACGGGTCCTCGGCGTCGCGGCTGCTGGAATTCGACTGCCTCGATCAACGCGCGCGTGAGCTTCGGTGTCGGCAGCTTCGCCATCGCAGCCGCGTAAGCATCGTCGACCGAGCGCATGAGCGGGCCGATCCCCGTCTTTTCGGTAGCCGAAACGAAGTGAAACTTCGCGAACTCCAGGAACTTGAGCTTGCGCGTCATGTCGGCTTTCGTGCGTTCGCGCACGTGCGCGTCGAGCCCATCCCACTTATTGACGCCGACGACGAGCGCACGCCCTTGCTCGACGACGAATCCTGCGATGTGGGCGTCCTGATCCGAAATGTCCTGCCGAGCGTCGAGCAGCAAAATGACGACGTTGGCATCTGAGATCGACTGCAGCGTCTTCACGACGGAGAACTTCTCGACCGCCTCGAAAACCTTGCCTCGTCGGCGCAATCCGGCCGTATCGATGAGCGTGTACTTCTTGCCCTGCCGCTCGAAATCGACATAGATCGAATCGCGCGTCGTGCCGGGCATGTCGAATGCGATGACGCGCTCCTCGCCGATGAGCGTGTTGACGAGCGTCGACTTGCCGACGTTCGGCCGCCCGACGATCGCGATCTTGATGCCACGCACCGTGCTTTCTTCCTCCGGCTCTTCCGGGTGGCCGGCGTAGGCGATCGCGAGCGCGTCGTTGATCATTTCGGTCACGCCGTCGCCGTGCGCGGACGAAATGGCACGCGGATCACCGAGCCCGAGCTCGTAGAAATCGGACGCCACGGCCGTGTACTTCATCCCCTCGGCCTTGTTCACGACGAGCATGATCGGCCGCCCGGTCTTGCGCAGGTAATCCGCGATCGATTTGTCCTGGGGAGCCAGTCCGTTGCGCCCGTCGACGATGAAGACGACGACGTCCGACTCTTCGACCGCCTGCCGTGTTTGCCGGGCCATCTCGTGCAGGATCCCGTCCTTGGCGACGGGCTCGAAGCCGCCCGTGTCCACGACGAGATATGCACGGTCGCCCGCGCGCCCCTCGCCGTAGTGGCGATCGCGCGTCAAGCCGGGCAAATCGGCGACGAGCGCGTCGCGCGAGCGTGTGAGCCGGTTGAACAGGGTGGATTTCCCCACGTTGGGGCGCCCAACTAGGGCAATTACGGGTTTCATCTGACGTTGTCTAAGTGAGGCTCGCGCCGCCGCACCGGCTCGTCACGGAGACGAGTGATGGGCCATCGGCGTGTCGATATGCCGCATGCGGCACGAGCCGGCATGGCGCGCCGGCCGTCGGCAACCCGCGCTGGCGAGCGGGCCGGGCTCACGCCCGAGCCGCGCACGAACTAGCGTCGCGCAATGCTACTCGAAAATTACACGATACAGCGGCGCCGGAGGCACCGCGCATATTCAACGGGCCGAGCACCGCGCGTACCGATACTCTAATGCGCCCGCGGCCGGCTAAGCCGGCCCGCGGTCGATACCCGGACGAGATCGCGCGCTCAGTGCGACACGAACCCGTACAGATGGCCGTCGTGGGTTTGCACGATCAGCGTATTGCCCACCGCGACCGGCGCGGCCGTGATAGCGCTGCCGTCGGTCTTGATCCGCGCGAGGAACTTGCCGTCGTCACGCGAGAGGAAATGGATATAGCCCTGGTAATCGCCGACCACCACGTCGGGGCCAAGCAAGTACGGCGTACTCAAATCGCGATTCTTGAGCTGGTCGTTCTTCCACAGCGGTTTGCCCGTCGTCGCATCGAATGCCTGCATCACCGACCAATCGTCGGGCGCGACCACGGTGGTGCGGTCCGCGGCGAGACCGCTCACGCCCGAAAACGGCTTGTCCCAAACCGGCTGGCCGTTGTTCGCGTCGAAGCAGCTAATGCGTCCTTGGAACGTCACCGCGCAAGCCTCGGCGCCGACGAGTGTCGGCGCGCCCGTCACGTCGTTGATCCGCTCGACCTCGGTCACGCCCTTCGGGAACGATACGGGGGCTTGCCAAAAATCGTCACCGGTCTTCAGATTGATCGCGGAGAGCGAGCCGCCGGGAAAACCGGCCAGCACCGCGGCATCGCCCGCAAACGCCATCCCGGCCGACACGCGCAGATTGAGCGGCACCGTCCGGTTGCGATACTGCCAGCGCAATTCTCCAGTGGCCGCGGTAAAAGCGCTGATTTGGCCATCGATTGTCCGCACGACCACGTAGCCGTTGCCGACGAGCGGCGGCGATACGATTTCGCCCGGCACCGTGGTTTGCCAGAGCAGCTTGCCGTCGGCGCCCAGCACCTCGACGCCCCCCTTCTCGGCGCCGACCGCCGTGTACGTGCCGTCGCTCCCCACGCCGGAAGTCAAATCGGCATGCAGCTTCGTGTGCCAGAGTTCCTGCCCCGTCTTGCCGTCGATTTTCGCGA
The sequence above is a segment of the Trinickia acidisoli genome. Coding sequences within it:
- the der gene encoding ribosome biogenesis GTPase Der translates to MKPVIALVGRPNVGKSTLFNRLTRSRDALVADLPGLTRDRHYGEGRAGDRAYLVVDTGGFEPVAKDGILHEMARQTRQAVEESDVVVFIVDGRNGLAPQDKSIADYLRKTGRPIMLVVNKAEGMKYTAVASDFYELGLGDPRAISSAHGDGVTEMINDALAIAYAGHPEEPEEESTVRGIKIAIVGRPNVGKSTLVNTLIGEERVIAFDMPGTTRDSIYVDFERQGKKYTLIDTAGLRRRGKVFEAVEKFSVVKTLQSISDANVVILLLDARQDISDQDAHIAGFVVEQGRALVVGVNKWDGLDAHVRERTKADMTRKLKFLEFAKFHFVSATEKTGIGPLMRSVDDAYAAAMAKLPTPKLTRALIEAVEFQQPRRRGPVRPKLRYAHQGGQNPPIIVIHGNALDAVTETYKRYLENRFRETFSLTGTPLRIEFRSSANPYADKG
- the bamB gene encoding outer membrane protein assembly factor BamB; its protein translation is MNLLKRFAVPVACAMTVLAMAACSSTKDERRNPVPLTEFKPVFTVEQAWKTSVGKAGRYFFSPVVIGDAVYAAGSNGTVAKIDGKTGQELWHTKLHADLTSGVGSDGTYTAVGAEKGGVEVLGADGKLLWQTTVPGEIVSPPLVGNGYVVVRTIDGQISAFTAATGELRWQYRNRTVPLNLRVSAGMAFAGDAAVLAGFPGGSLSAINLKTGDDFWQAPVSFPKGVTEVERINDVTGAPTLVGAEACAVTFQGRISCFDANNGQPVWDKPFSGVSGLAADRTTVVAPDDWSVMQAFDATTGKPLWKNDQLKNRDLSTPYLLGPDVVVGDYQGYIHFLSRDDGKFLARIKTDGSAITAAPVAVGNTLIVQTHDGHLYGFVSH